The Azospirillum sp. TSH100 genome includes a region encoding these proteins:
- a CDS encoding glycosyltransferase family 2 protein, translated as MTLLLTPGSASMDAGTVSVSVLIPVYNEEDNIAPLCGRLIPALDGLGRSFEVIFVNDGSTDGTEAELQRVASDRRIRVINFRRNVGQTAAMMAGIDHARGDVIVPMDGDLQNDPQDIAGLLAKLDEGYDVVSGWRADRQDGFLLRTLPSRMANKLISTISGVKLNDYGCTLKAYRRQMLQGYRLYGEMHRFVPIYARWQGAKLTEMPVRHHPRRHGQSKYGLERVLKVVLDLVVVKFLTQYETKPIYIFGFAGLMFMGLSVLAGIYAIYLKLVDGISFILTPLPLLVTMGLVTGVMCILMGLLAELLVRIYFESQGKSHYSIKTMLNFDEPPPPDRSLRD; from the coding sequence ATGACCCTCCTGCTTACCCCCGGATCCGCCAGCATGGACGCCGGCACGGTTTCCGTCTCGGTCCTGATCCCGGTCTATAACGAGGAGGACAACATCGCCCCCCTGTGCGGCCGGCTGATCCCGGCGCTCGACGGGCTGGGCCGGAGCTTCGAGGTCATCTTCGTCAATGACGGCTCCACCGACGGGACGGAGGCGGAGTTGCAGCGGGTGGCGTCCGACCGCCGCATCCGCGTCATCAATTTCCGCCGCAACGTCGGCCAGACCGCGGCGATGATGGCCGGCATCGACCATGCCCGCGGCGACGTCATCGTGCCGATGGACGGCGACCTCCAGAACGACCCGCAGGACATCGCCGGCCTGCTCGCCAAGCTGGACGAGGGGTACGACGTGGTGTCGGGCTGGCGCGCCGACCGGCAGGACGGCTTCCTGCTGCGCACGCTGCCCAGCCGGATGGCCAACAAGCTGATCTCCACCATCTCCGGAGTGAAGCTGAACGACTATGGCTGCACGCTGAAGGCCTACCGGCGCCAGATGCTCCAGGGCTACCGGCTCTATGGCGAGATGCACCGCTTCGTGCCGATCTACGCCCGCTGGCAGGGGGCCAAGCTGACCGAGATGCCGGTGCGCCATCACCCGCGCCGCCACGGCCAGTCGAAATACGGGCTGGAGCGGGTGCTGAAGGTCGTGCTCGACCTCGTCGTCGTGAAGTTCCTGACCCAGTACGAGACCAAGCCGATCTACATCTTCGGCTTCGCCGGCCTGATGTTCATGGGGCTGTCGGTGCTGGCCGGCATCTATGCCATCTACCTGAAACTGGTCGACGGCATCTCCTTCATCCTGACGCCGCTGCCGCTCCTGGTGACGATGGGGCTGGTCACCGGGGTGATGTGCATCCTGATGGGCCTGCTGGCCGAGCTGCTGGTCCGCATCTATTTCGAGAGCCAGGGCAAGAGCCACTATTCGATCAAGACCATGTTGAACTTCGACGAACCGCCGCCGCCGGACCGCAGCCTCCGCGACTAA
- a CDS encoding lysylphosphatidylglycerol synthase transmembrane domain-containing protein produces MSSRLKALVSALLVVLLLWRVDVAEVGRVLAVVSPGLMGLAGLLFFLMHVLNALKLRVLLPELRAGRLLAYTLVAQLYALVLPGQLAGEAVKAYRLSRDEGQGQEGGGRIVSAVAFDKVTGIVGLLLLTGGGLAVQSARFGGGLLAAVGLVLTGLVVATVLMAWAPARALLLALLGWRAGPKREALLLGPLRRFLEAWRDQTRRPGRALLSVVVGIAVQVAAVAGSQSLGLAVGIDQPFSVWSAVIGLMSVIVLMPVTVAGIGLREASLVGLLDLVGVPHAQSLALGFGILAFQVMVALLGAVIDLTILRERRTA; encoded by the coding sequence ATGAGTTCCCGCCTGAAAGCCCTGGTCAGCGCACTGCTGGTTGTCCTGCTGCTGTGGCGGGTCGATGTGGCGGAGGTTGGGCGGGTGCTGGCGGTGGTCTCGCCGGGGCTGATGGGGCTCGCCGGGCTGCTGTTCTTCCTGATGCATGTGCTGAACGCGCTGAAGTTGCGGGTGCTGCTGCCGGAACTGCGGGCAGGACGGCTGCTCGCCTACACGCTGGTGGCGCAGCTCTATGCGCTGGTGCTGCCCGGCCAGTTGGCGGGGGAGGCGGTGAAGGCCTACCGGCTCAGCCGGGACGAAGGGCAGGGCCAGGAGGGTGGCGGCCGCATCGTCTCGGCGGTTGCCTTCGACAAGGTGACGGGGATCGTCGGGTTGCTTCTGCTGACCGGCGGCGGGCTGGCGGTGCAGTCGGCCCGCTTCGGCGGCGGGCTGCTGGCGGCGGTCGGGCTGGTGCTGACCGGGCTGGTCGTGGCGACCGTGCTGATGGCCTGGGCGCCGGCGCGCGCCCTGCTGCTGGCCCTGCTGGGCTGGCGCGCCGGGCCGAAGCGCGAGGCCCTGCTGCTCGGCCCCCTGCGCCGCTTCCTGGAGGCTTGGCGCGACCAGACGCGCCGGCCGGGGCGGGCCTTGCTGTCGGTCGTCGTCGGGATCGCGGTGCAGGTGGCGGCGGTTGCCGGCAGCCAGTCCCTGGGGCTGGCGGTCGGCATCGATCAGCCCTTTTCGGTGTGGAGTGCCGTGATCGGACTGATGTCGGTGATCGTGCTGATGCCGGTCACCGTCGCCGGCATCGGCCTGCGCGAGGCGTCGCTGGTCGGCCTGCTCGATCTGGTCGGCGTGCCGCATGCCCAGTCGCTGGCGTTGGGCTTCGGCATCCTCGCCTTCCAGGTGATGGTGGCCCTGCTGGGCGCCGTCATCGACCTGACGATTCTGCGCGAACGCCGCACCGCCTGA
- the rfbG gene encoding CDP-glucose 4,6-dehydratase, whose amino-acid sequence MSTPPLSTNASFWSGKSVFLTGHTGFKGSWLGFWLSAMGARVTGYALEPPTTPSLFEAAGLRDRLHRSEIADIRDRDRLEAALSAARPDIVIHMAAQPLVLRSYRDPVETYATNVMGTVHLLDAVRRVDSVRVVVNVTSDKCYENREWVWGYRENEPMGGRDPYSNSKGCAELVTAAFRQSFFPPGESPVALVSGRAGNVVGGGDWAEDRLVPDLIRAFLDGRPAVVRNRHSTRPWQHVLDPLHGYLMLAEAAWTEPATHAEGWNFGPAEGSARPVHWVADRLAALWGDGAAWIDNSGPAGPHENRFLALDCAKARQRLGWAPRWDLAETLARTVEWYRAYGRGQDIPALMSAQLLAYNEARPAA is encoded by the coding sequence ATGTCCACCCCTCCGCTTTCCACCAATGCGTCGTTCTGGTCCGGCAAGTCGGTCTTCCTGACCGGCCACACCGGCTTCAAGGGAAGCTGGCTCGGCTTCTGGCTCTCCGCCATGGGCGCGCGCGTCACCGGCTACGCGCTGGAGCCGCCGACCACCCCCAGCCTGTTCGAGGCGGCGGGGCTGCGCGACCGGCTGCACCGCAGCGAGATCGCCGACATCCGCGACCGCGACCGGCTGGAGGCGGCGCTGTCCGCCGCCCGTCCCGACATCGTCATCCACATGGCGGCGCAGCCGCTGGTGCTGCGCTCCTACCGCGACCCGGTGGAGACCTACGCCACCAACGTCATGGGTACGGTGCATCTGCTCGATGCGGTGCGCCGGGTCGACAGCGTGCGGGTGGTGGTCAACGTCACCAGCGACAAGTGCTACGAGAACCGCGAGTGGGTGTGGGGCTATCGCGAGAACGAGCCGATGGGCGGCCGCGACCCCTACAGCAACAGCAAAGGCTGTGCCGAGCTGGTGACCGCCGCCTTCCGCCAGTCCTTCTTCCCGCCGGGGGAAAGCCCGGTCGCCCTGGTGTCGGGCCGCGCCGGCAACGTTGTGGGCGGTGGCGACTGGGCGGAGGACCGACTGGTCCCCGACCTGATCCGCGCCTTCCTGGACGGCCGTCCGGCGGTGGTGCGCAACCGCCATTCCACCCGGCCCTGGCAGCATGTGCTGGACCCGCTGCACGGCTATCTGATGCTGGCGGAAGCCGCCTGGACCGAACCGGCGACCCATGCCGAGGGCTGGAACTTCGGCCCGGCCGAGGGCAGCGCCCGCCCGGTCCACTGGGTGGCCGACCGGCTGGCCGCGCTGTGGGGCGACGGCGCCGCCTGGATCGACAACAGCGGCCCGGCCGGCCCGCATGAGAACCGCTTCCTGGCGCTCGACTGCGCCAAGGCGCGGCAGCGGCTGGGCTGGGCGCCGCGCTGGGATCTGGCGGAGACGCTGGCGCGCACCGTCGAGTGGTATCGCGCCTATGGCCGGGGCCAGGACATCCCCGCCCTTATGTCGGCCCAGCTTCTTGCGTATAACGAGGCCCGTCCGGCCGCCTGA
- a CDS encoding NAD(P)-dependent oxidoreductase yields the protein MRVLVTGSGGFLGAHVAARFGHAGWTVLAAGREGGDGWRLARLGVAAEPVRLDLTASGEEIAAAVADARPDLIVHCAAYGVDYRFQDVAASARTNLEGTLHLVRAAAQARVGRFVHVGTCYEYGPSDRPIAEDAPPAPRSLYGITKAAATLAALGTAASHGLALAVVRPFGMYGPLENDTKFVPMILRACRDGRRTELTGGGQLRDYVYVGDVAEACLRLAGLADFPAGEIVNLGSGAPITIRALGEAAASAVGHGGDALLWGALPYRPDEVMSIVAEAGKAAALLGWRASTPLDAGMRQTLAFLDPPENPPESSGASPCAT from the coding sequence ATGCGCGTCCTCGTTACCGGCTCCGGCGGCTTCCTCGGCGCCCATGTCGCCGCCCGCTTCGGCCATGCCGGCTGGACGGTGCTGGCCGCCGGCCGGGAGGGCGGCGACGGCTGGCGTCTCGCCCGCCTCGGCGTGGCGGCGGAGCCGGTGCGGCTCGACCTGACGGCATCGGGGGAGGAGATCGCGGCGGCGGTGGCCGACGCGCGCCCCGACCTGATCGTCCATTGTGCCGCCTACGGCGTCGATTACCGGTTCCAGGACGTGGCGGCTTCGGCCCGCACCAATCTGGAAGGCACGCTGCACCTCGTGCGCGCGGCGGCCCAGGCGCGTGTGGGCCGCTTCGTCCATGTCGGCACCTGCTACGAATACGGCCCCTCCGACCGTCCGATCGCCGAGGACGCGCCGCCGGCGCCGCGCAGCCTCTACGGCATCACCAAGGCGGCGGCGACGCTCGCCGCACTCGGCACCGCCGCGTCGCACGGGCTGGCGCTCGCCGTGGTCCGGCCCTTCGGCATGTATGGCCCGCTGGAGAACGACACGAAATTCGTGCCGATGATCCTGCGCGCCTGCCGCGACGGCCGGCGGACCGAGCTGACCGGCGGCGGCCAGCTGCGCGACTATGTCTATGTCGGCGACGTGGCCGAGGCCTGCCTGCGGCTGGCCGGGCTGGCGGACTTCCCGGCCGGCGAGATCGTCAATCTCGGCTCCGGCGCGCCTATCACCATCCGCGCCCTGGGCGAGGCCGCCGCAAGTGCCGTCGGCCATGGCGGCGACGCCCTGCTGTGGGGTGCCTTGCCCTACCGCCCGGACGAGGTGATGAGCATCGTCGCCGAGGCCGGCAAGGCCGCCGCACTGCTCGGCTGGCGGGCCTCGACCCCGCTGGACGCGGGGATGCGGCAGACCCTGGCCTTCCTCGATCCGCCCGAAAACCCACCTGAAAGTTCCGGAGCTTCCCCGTGCGCTACCTGA
- a CDS encoding FkbM family methyltransferase — protein sequence MIGGPVDLEGGFNRMRPCRHGLMVYNRNDRYVGRSLDLYGEYAEHEVAVFRSILRSGDVAVEVGANIGAQTLPLARMVGPSGSVVAFEPQEMLFNLLSANLALNGITNVRARRMAVGSEAGSIRVPALDPSRSNNFGALGLGGWDHGELVPLVTLDSLDLPSCRLLKADVEGMEAAVLRGACQLIAQHRPVLYVENDRRDLSPALIGLIRSMGYRVWWHTARLFDPGNFAGNPNDVFDGIGAVNLVALPPGSDIHIPDPEITDDRDWWR from the coding sequence ATGATCGGCGGGCCGGTGGATCTGGAAGGCGGCTTCAACCGCATGCGGCCCTGTCGCCATGGGCTGATGGTCTACAACCGCAACGACCGCTATGTCGGCCGCTCCCTCGACCTCTATGGCGAATATGCCGAACATGAGGTGGCGGTGTTCCGTTCGATCCTGCGTTCCGGCGACGTGGCGGTGGAGGTCGGGGCCAACATCGGCGCCCAGACCCTGCCGCTGGCCCGCATGGTCGGGCCGTCGGGCTCCGTCGTCGCCTTTGAACCGCAGGAGATGCTGTTCAACCTGCTGTCCGCCAATCTGGCGCTGAACGGCATCACCAATGTGCGGGCCCGGCGCATGGCGGTGGGGAGCGAGGCCGGCAGCATCCGGGTGCCGGCGCTCGACCCCAGCCGCTCCAACAATTTCGGCGCCCTCGGCCTTGGAGGCTGGGACCATGGCGAACTGGTTCCGCTGGTGACGCTGGACAGCCTCGACCTGCCGTCCTGCCGCCTGCTGAAGGCCGATGTGGAGGGCATGGAGGCGGCGGTGCTGCGCGGGGCGTGCCAGCTGATCGCGCAGCACCGGCCGGTGCTGTATGTGGAGAACGACCGGCGCGACCTCTCGCCCGCCCTGATCGGGCTGATCCGGTCGATGGGCTACCGGGTGTGGTGGCACACGGCCCGCCTGTTCGACCCCGGCAATTTCGCCGGCAACCCAAACGACGTCTTCGACGGGATCGGTGCCGTCAACCTCGTCGCCCTGCCGCCGGGCAGCGACATCCACATCCCCGATCCCGAGATCACCGACGATCGGGACTGGTGGCGGTGA
- the asnB gene encoding asparagine synthase (glutamine-hydrolyzing), whose protein sequence is MCGFAGFAGPGGERDLAVMTSIIRHRGPDDDGVYADKAGVDTSGALAVHLGFRRLAIIDIEGGHQPMATAEGDLVIVYNGEIYNAPELRRALEQAGHRFVTDHSDTEVLLHGYREWGLDMLERLNGMFAFCLYDRRGGRLVFGRDRFGKKPLFYAETPDGLVFASEATAVLSHPSVPDTLDRTALVKYFAYGFIPAPLTAHAAVRKLPGGCSMVYDLSSRRLSVSRYWEYRMVVDDQPPGGPDQWAEELRELLDRAVERRMLSDVPVGFFLSGGIDSAAIVALAARHRDPASMKTFTIGFDEPSFDESGYAADAARHYGTDHACRTLNLDTAAGMLPELLGRLDDPIADPSILPTHLLSRFARERVTVALTGDGGDELFAGYDTFDALRTARLYHHTVPRPLHRLAEAVAHRLPRSDRNMSFDFKLRRALRGLGHRPAHWMPAWLGPASVEEVSRLFGVELSADELYDEADALWRSGASRHDVDRSIEFYGRFYLGENLLIKADRASMFCSLETRSPFLDRDLVAFVSRLPAGVKLQPNGLRGGTRKWILKKAMAPLLPPAILSRPKKGFGIPLSRWLRHLPQPPLDTAARIGVDGKWLAARWDEHRSGQADHRGLLWAWTALATALDRPAQTPAPTPAPMENAA, encoded by the coding sequence ATGTGCGGTTTCGCCGGCTTCGCCGGACCCGGCGGCGAGCGCGACCTCGCCGTCATGACCAGCATCATCCGTCACCGCGGTCCCGACGACGACGGCGTCTATGCCGACAAGGCCGGGGTCGACACCAGCGGCGCCTTGGCCGTCCATCTGGGCTTCCGCCGCCTCGCCATCATCGACATCGAGGGCGGCCACCAGCCGATGGCGACGGCGGAGGGCGATCTGGTCATCGTCTACAATGGCGAGATCTACAACGCGCCAGAGTTGCGCCGCGCGCTGGAGCAGGCCGGCCACCGGTTCGTCACCGACCATTCCGACACCGAGGTGCTACTGCACGGCTACCGGGAATGGGGCCTGGACATGCTGGAGCGGCTGAACGGCATGTTCGCCTTCTGCCTCTACGACCGCCGTGGCGGCCGGCTGGTGTTCGGCCGCGACCGTTTCGGCAAGAAGCCGCTGTTCTACGCCGAGACGCCGGACGGGCTGGTCTTCGCGTCGGAGGCCACCGCCGTGCTGTCGCACCCGTCGGTGCCGGACACGCTGGACCGCACCGCGCTGGTCAAATATTTCGCCTACGGCTTCATCCCGGCGCCGCTGACCGCCCATGCCGCGGTGCGCAAGCTGCCGGGCGGCTGCAGCATGGTCTACGACCTGAGCAGCCGCCGGCTGTCGGTCAGCCGCTACTGGGAATACCGGATGGTGGTGGACGACCAGCCGCCGGGCGGTCCCGACCAGTGGGCGGAGGAGCTGCGCGAGCTGCTGGACCGTGCGGTGGAACGCCGCATGCTGAGCGACGTGCCGGTCGGCTTCTTCCTGTCCGGCGGCATCGACAGCGCCGCCATCGTGGCGCTCGCGGCCCGGCACCGCGACCCGGCGTCGATGAAGACCTTCACCATCGGCTTCGACGAGCCGAGCTTCGACGAGAGCGGCTATGCCGCCGATGCCGCGCGCCATTACGGCACCGACCATGCCTGCCGCACGCTGAACCTCGACACCGCGGCGGGGATGCTGCCGGAGCTGCTGGGCCGGCTGGACGACCCCATCGCCGATCCCTCCATCCTGCCGACGCATCTGCTGTCGCGCTTCGCCCGCGAACGGGTGACGGTGGCGCTGACCGGCGATGGCGGCGACGAGCTGTTCGCGGGGTACGACACCTTCGACGCGCTCAGGACGGCGCGGCTCTACCACCATACCGTCCCCCGCCCGCTGCACCGGCTGGCCGAGGCGGTGGCCCACCGGCTGCCGCGCTCGGATCGCAACATGAGCTTCGACTTCAAGCTGCGCCGGGCGCTGCGCGGGCTGGGTCACCGGCCGGCGCACTGGATGCCGGCCTGGCTGGGTCCGGCCTCGGTGGAGGAGGTGTCGCGGCTGTTCGGCGTCGAGCTGAGCGCCGACGAGCTGTATGACGAGGCCGACGCGCTGTGGCGCTCCGGCGCCAGCCGGCACGACGTCGACCGCTCCATCGAGTTCTACGGCCGCTTCTATCTGGGCGAGAACCTTCTCATCAAGGCCGACCGCGCCAGCATGTTCTGCTCGCTGGAGACGCGCTCGCCCTTCCTCGACCGCGACCTTGTCGCCTTCGTCAGCCGACTGCCGGCCGGGGTGAAGCTTCAGCCGAATGGGCTTCGCGGCGGCACCCGCAAATGGATCCTCAAGAAGGCGATGGCGCCGCTGCTGCCGCCGGCGATCCTGTCGCGGCCCAAGAAGGGCTTCGGCATCCCCTTGAGCCGCTGGCTGCGCCACCTGCCCCAGCCGCCGCTTGACACCGCGGCGCGCATCGGGGTGGACGGCAAGTGGCTGGCTGCGCGCTGGGACGAGCACCGCAGCGGACAGGCCGATCACCGCGGCCTGCTGTGGGCCTGGACCGCGCTCGCCACCGCGCTGGACCGCCCGGCCCAGACTCCGGCACCGACCCCGGCACCGATGGAAAACGCAGCATGA
- the rfbH gene encoding lipopolysaccharide biosynthesis protein RfbH, whose translation MTSSSSSPAPSSSAGSADRREDLRRRILDLVAEYAEVAHADRPFDPERSPVPVSGKVYGGEEMALLVDSALDFWLTTGRFNDAFEKRLAEFLGARNVLTVNSGSSANLLALTALTSPLLGDRALQPGDEIITCATGFPTTVNPILQNGMVPVFLDVDIPTYNMDMRLLEEAVGPRTRGIMLAHTLGNPFDLAAVTRVAEKHGLWVVEDCCDALGARYDGKLVGSFGDIGTLSFYPAHHITMGEGGAVFTSNAKLKRSLESFRDWGRDCWCQPGQDNTCKQRFNWQLGDLPHGYDHKYIYSHLGYNLKITDMQAAVGLGQMDRLDGFIEARKANFARLKAGMAELADMLVLPEATPNSDPSWFGFPLTVAADAPFSRDELTRELTRARIGTRQLFGGNLLRQPYMKGRPHRVVGELTNSDIVTARTLWIGVYPGLTAAHIDYMLDVIRSFVRARTAG comes from the coding sequence ATGACCTCCTCTTCCTCCTCGCCGGCCCCCTCGTCGTCAGCCGGTTCCGCGGATCGCCGGGAAGACCTGCGCCGCCGGATCCTCGATCTGGTGGCCGAATATGCGGAGGTCGCCCATGCCGACCGGCCCTTCGACCCGGAACGCTCGCCGGTTCCGGTCAGCGGCAAGGTCTATGGCGGCGAGGAGATGGCGCTGCTGGTGGACTCCGCCCTCGATTTCTGGCTGACCACCGGCCGTTTCAACGACGCCTTCGAGAAGCGGCTGGCCGAGTTCCTGGGTGCGCGCAACGTGCTGACGGTCAATTCCGGCTCGTCCGCCAACCTGCTGGCGCTGACCGCGCTGACCTCGCCGCTGCTGGGCGACCGCGCGTTGCAGCCGGGCGACGAGATCATCACCTGCGCCACCGGCTTCCCGACCACGGTGAACCCGATCCTGCAGAACGGGATGGTCCCTGTCTTCCTCGACGTCGACATCCCGACCTACAACATGGACATGCGGCTGCTGGAAGAAGCGGTCGGGCCGCGCACCCGCGGCATCATGCTGGCCCATACGCTGGGCAATCCCTTCGACCTCGCCGCCGTCACCCGCGTCGCCGAGAAGCACGGGCTGTGGGTGGTCGAGGACTGCTGCGACGCGCTGGGCGCGCGCTATGACGGCAAGCTGGTCGGCAGCTTCGGCGACATCGGCACCCTCAGCTTCTACCCGGCCCACCACATCACGATGGGCGAGGGCGGAGCGGTCTTCACCAGCAACGCCAAGCTGAAGCGCTCGCTGGAATCCTTCCGCGACTGGGGCCGCGACTGCTGGTGCCAGCCGGGCCAGGACAACACCTGCAAGCAGCGCTTCAACTGGCAGCTCGGCGACCTGCCGCACGGCTACGACCACAAGTACATTTACTCCCATCTCGGCTACAACCTGAAGATCACCGACATGCAGGCCGCGGTCGGGCTGGGCCAGATGGATCGGCTGGACGGCTTCATCGAGGCGCGCAAGGCTAACTTCGCCCGCCTGAAGGCCGGAATGGCCGAACTGGCCGACATGCTGGTCCTGCCGGAGGCGACGCCGAACAGCGACCCGTCCTGGTTCGGCTTCCCGCTGACCGTGGCGGCCGACGCCCCCTTCAGCCGCGATGAGCTGACCCGCGAACTGACCCGCGCCCGCATCGGCACGCGCCAGCTGTTCGGCGGCAACCTGCTGCGCCAGCCCTACATGAAGGGCCGCCCGCACCGCGTCGTCGGCGAACTGACCAACAGCGACATCGTCACCGCCCGCACCCTGTGGATCGGCGTCTATCCGGGCCTGACCGCCGCCCACATCGACTACATGCTGGACGTCATCCGCAGCTTCGTCCGGGCGCGGACGGCCGGCTGA
- the rfbF gene encoding glucose-1-phosphate cytidylyltransferase, which produces MKAVILAGGLGTRLSEETDLRPKPMVEIGGKPILWHIMKIYSSHGINDFVICLGYKGYAIKEYFSSYSLHNSDVTIDLRTNTVEVHRRLAEPWRITLVETGESTLTGGRIKRVLPYLEGEEAFCLTYGDGVGNVDISASVAFHKAHGRAATMTVVHPPGRYGVVELEGDRISAFQEKLPGDGARINGGFFVLSPTVGRYIDGDDTMWEQEPLRGLVEDGQLHAWKHDGFWQCMDTIRDKRLLEDLWAAGNPPWKSW; this is translated from the coding sequence ATGAAAGCTGTAATACTTGCCGGCGGCCTTGGAACGCGGCTCTCCGAGGAAACGGACCTGCGGCCCAAGCCGATGGTGGAGATCGGCGGCAAGCCGATCCTCTGGCACATCATGAAGATCTATTCTTCGCATGGCATCAATGACTTCGTCATTTGCCTGGGCTACAAGGGCTATGCGATCAAGGAATATTTCTCCAGCTACTCTCTTCACAATTCGGATGTGACCATCGACTTGCGGACCAACACGGTCGAGGTCCATCGCCGCCTTGCCGAACCCTGGCGGATCACCCTGGTCGAGACCGGCGAGTCCACCCTGACCGGCGGGCGCATCAAGCGCGTGCTGCCCTATCTGGAGGGGGAGGAGGCTTTCTGCCTCACCTACGGCGACGGCGTCGGCAACGTGGACATCTCCGCTTCGGTCGCCTTCCACAAGGCGCATGGCCGCGCCGCCACCATGACCGTGGTGCATCCGCCCGGCCGCTACGGCGTGGTCGAGCTGGAGGGCGACCGCATCTCCGCCTTCCAGGAAAAGCTGCCGGGCGACGGCGCCCGCATCAATGGCGGCTTCTTCGTTCTGTCGCCGACGGTCGGCCGCTACATCGACGGCGACGACACCATGTGGGAGCAGGAGCCGCTGCGCGGCCTGGTCGAGGACGGCCAGCTGCACGCCTGGAAGCATGACGGCTTCTGGCAGTGCATGGACACCATCCGCGACAAGCGCCTGCTGGAGGATTTGTGGGCCGCCGGCAACCCGCCCTGGAAAAGCTGGTAA